A part of Paraburkholderia azotifigens genomic DNA contains:
- a CDS encoding dihydroneopterin aldolase translates to MNVIDKKVLERPHLAASEMDLIFIEGFEGDTVIGIDPDELTNRQPVRIDLWAGVPHSHACDTDLIGDTIDYSKVHAALVSLLATHRMQLLEALAESVAQMLIVDFGAHWVRVSLAKPAKFANVKAVGVTIERTVRWP, encoded by the coding sequence ATGAACGTGATCGACAAGAAGGTGCTCGAGCGGCCGCATCTCGCCGCATCGGAGATGGATCTGATTTTTATCGAAGGCTTCGAGGGCGATACGGTGATCGGCATCGACCCGGACGAGCTGACGAATCGTCAGCCGGTGCGGATCGATCTGTGGGCGGGCGTGCCGCACAGCCACGCGTGCGATACCGATCTGATCGGCGACACCATCGATTACAGCAAGGTGCATGCAGCGCTCGTGTCGCTGCTCGCGACGCACAGGATGCAATTGCTGGAAGCGCTGGCGGAGTCGGTTGCGCAGATGCTGATCGTCGACTTCGGCGCGCACTGGGTACGTGTGTCGCTGGCGAAGCCCGCGAAGTTCGCGAATGTGAAGGCGGTGGGCGTGACGATCGAGCGGACGGTACGCTGGCCGTGA
- a CDS encoding ATP-grasp domain-containing protein, whose protein sequence is MTGTPLAVAIMTDETGWHTSRLKRALRERGAQGRCIDLADCRFDTTHAPHGLAIPGYGRGLPDAVIVRGIAGGTFEQVTVRLGILHALRELGVPVYNDARAIERSVDKSMTSFLLHRAGIPTPPTWVSESAPFAQRVLMREGAKGHEVVIKPLFGSQGKGVMRIGAGSEGCEPLPALKAYGQLAYLQRFVRPASEPGYDWRVMVIGGKAVTAMRRISEHWVHNVAQGARCEAAELSAPLATLAERASAALGLDYAGVDLIPCDDNPFGATVIEVNGVAAWRGLQSVTPFDIAGCIVDDLLSRRMALAPRAVGMKEVA, encoded by the coding sequence ATGACAGGCACCCCGCTCGCCGTCGCGATCATGACGGACGAAACCGGCTGGCATACATCGCGTCTCAAGCGCGCGCTGCGCGAGCGCGGCGCGCAGGGCCGCTGCATCGATCTCGCCGACTGCCGCTTCGATACCACGCACGCGCCGCACGGACTCGCGATTCCCGGCTACGGACGCGGACTGCCCGATGCCGTTATCGTGCGCGGCATCGCGGGCGGCACCTTCGAGCAGGTCACCGTGCGTCTCGGCATCCTGCACGCGTTACGCGAACTCGGCGTGCCCGTCTACAACGACGCCCGCGCGATCGAGCGCAGTGTCGACAAGTCGATGACCAGCTTTCTGCTGCATCGCGCGGGCATTCCGACGCCGCCGACATGGGTGTCCGAATCCGCCCCGTTCGCGCAGCGCGTGCTGATGCGCGAAGGCGCGAAGGGCCACGAGGTGGTGATCAAGCCGCTGTTCGGTTCGCAAGGCAAAGGCGTGATGCGGATCGGCGCGGGCAGCGAAGGCTGCGAGCCGCTGCCTGCGCTGAAGGCGTATGGACAGCTCGCCTATCTGCAGCGCTTCGTCAGGCCCGCCAGCGAGCCCGGCTATGACTGGCGCGTGATGGTGATCGGCGGCAAGGCGGTGACGGCCATGCGCAGGATCAGCGAACATTGGGTGCACAACGTCGCGCAAGGCGCGCGCTGCGAAGCGGCGGAGCTGAGCGCACCGCTCGCCACGCTCGCTGAACGCGCCAGCGCGGCGCTCGGGCTCGACTACGCAGGCGTCGACCTGATTCCCTGCGACGACAACCCGTTCGGCGCAACCGTGATCGAGGTGAACGGCGTGGCCGCGTGGCGCGGGCTGCAGTCGGTGACGCCGTTCGATATCGCGGGCTGCATCGTCGACGATCTGTTGAGCCGGCGCATGGCGCTTGCGCCGCGCGCCGTCGGCATGAAGGAAGTCGCGTGA
- a CDS encoding (5-formylfuran-3-yl)methyl phosphate synthase, producing the protein MSRKIRMLASVRNLDEARDAARAGADLIDLKEPGAGALGAVAATRIAHIVQSLRADYPHLPISAAIGDLRPGDDADLVFRASQAGRGGVDYVKAGVPADSGSFDIACRTLATMRDLHWNMAPVLLVDNGLDLRVVERASELRFAAVMVDTATKKRGNLFHCVPLAVLDSMVQIARVHDVMAGLAGSLLSGHVPLIRALGPDIAGFRTALCDGSRTGRLNAARVRDLRAQLAGPAGTARAATRAVETSGIEAAGQPVVA; encoded by the coding sequence ATGAGCCGGAAGATCCGTATGCTCGCCAGTGTGCGAAATCTCGACGAGGCGCGCGATGCCGCACGCGCCGGCGCCGATCTGATCGATCTCAAGGAGCCCGGTGCGGGTGCGCTCGGGGCCGTCGCCGCGACCCGGATCGCGCACATCGTGCAGTCGCTGCGCGCCGACTATCCGCATCTGCCCATCAGCGCCGCCATCGGCGACCTGCGGCCGGGCGACGACGCGGATCTCGTGTTTCGCGCGTCGCAGGCGGGACGCGGCGGTGTCGACTATGTGAAGGCGGGCGTCCCCGCCGACAGCGGCTCGTTCGATATCGCGTGCCGGACGCTCGCCACGATGCGCGACCTGCACTGGAACATGGCGCCCGTGCTGCTGGTGGACAACGGGCTCGACTTGCGGGTCGTCGAACGCGCATCCGAACTGAGATTCGCCGCCGTGATGGTCGATACGGCCACGAAGAAGCGCGGCAATCTCTTTCACTGCGTGCCGCTGGCCGTGCTCGACAGCATGGTGCAGATCGCGCGCGTACACGATGTGATGGCGGGACTCGCGGGATCGCTGCTCAGTGGACACGTGCCGCTGATCCGTGCGCTCGGCCCCGATATCGCCGGTTTTCGGACGGCCCTGTGCGACGGCTCGCGCACGGGGCGCCTCAACGCCGCGCGGGTGCGCGATCTCCGTGCGCAACTTGCAGGTCCGGCAGGCACGGCACGCGCGGCAACGCGTGCCGTCGAAACGAGCGGCATCGAAGCCGCTGGTCAGCCCGTAGTCGCCTGA
- a CDS encoding DUF6513 domain-containing protein: MEHIVFLTGRLAQPALERVLHGLAPAPFSWEIREIGLQVAALMTADMIRRRVAAPIAADRLIVPGRCRGDLDALSAHYGIPVQRGPEELKDLPAWFDCSERAVDLTKHDIAIFAEIVDAPYLSVDAICARAAQLAADGADVIDIGCLPATPFPHLADTIRALKSQGHKVSVDSMDVKELVRGGRAGADYLLSLTADTLWVLNEIDSTPVLIPRQPGDEASLYEAIDTMQQQGRPFLADPILDPLPFGLLKSLTRYQRLRERYADAPILMGTGNVTELTEADTSGMHALLLGIGVELGIAGILTTQVSAHARCAIREADVARRMMYAARECRTLPKGLTSGLMTMHAKHPFPDTPDEIAATAAAIRDPNFRVQVSTDGIHVYNRDGHHLAADAFALWPHLRLEADGAHAFYMGVELARAELAWRLGKRYSQDQPLEWGCALPRETADLLVQCAPGATRRKEA, translated from the coding sequence ATGGAACACATCGTCTTCCTCACCGGCCGCCTTGCCCAGCCTGCCCTCGAACGCGTGCTGCACGGTCTCGCGCCCGCGCCGTTCAGCTGGGAGATTCGCGAGATCGGCCTGCAGGTCGCGGCACTCATGACGGCGGATATGATCCGGCGCCGCGTCGCCGCGCCCATTGCCGCCGACCGCCTGATCGTGCCCGGCCGATGCCGCGGCGATCTCGATGCGCTCTCCGCGCACTACGGCATTCCCGTCCAGCGCGGTCCCGAGGAACTCAAGGATTTGCCCGCATGGTTCGACTGCAGCGAGCGCGCCGTCGATCTGACGAAGCACGATATCGCGATCTTCGCGGAGATCGTCGATGCGCCGTATCTCAGCGTCGATGCGATTTGCGCGCGGGCGGCGCAACTCGCAGCCGACGGCGCCGATGTGATCGACATCGGCTGCCTGCCCGCGACGCCGTTTCCGCATCTCGCCGATACGATCCGCGCGTTGAAGTCGCAAGGGCACAAGGTCAGCGTCGATTCGATGGACGTGAAGGAACTGGTGCGCGGCGGCCGCGCGGGCGCGGACTATCTGTTGAGCCTGACGGCCGATACGCTCTGGGTGCTCAATGAAATCGACTCGACGCCCGTGCTGATTCCGCGCCAGCCCGGCGACGAAGCGTCGTTATACGAGGCCATCGATACGATGCAGCAGCAGGGCCGGCCTTTTCTCGCCGATCCGATCCTCGATCCGCTGCCCTTCGGCCTGCTGAAATCGCTCACGCGCTATCAGCGCCTGCGCGAGCGCTATGCCGACGCGCCGATCCTGATGGGCACGGGCAACGTCACGGAACTCACGGAAGCGGACACGAGCGGCATGCACGCGCTGCTGCTCGGCATCGGCGTCGAACTGGGTATCGCGGGCATTCTCACGACGCAGGTGAGCGCTCATGCGCGCTGCGCGATCCGCGAAGCCGATGTCGCGCGCCGCATGATGTACGCGGCCCGCGAATGCCGGACGCTTCCCAAGGGCCTCACCTCCGGGTTGATGACGATGCACGCGAAGCATCCCTTTCCGGATACGCCCGACGAGATCGCCGCCACGGCGGCGGCCATCCGCGATCCGAACTTTCGCGTGCAGGTGTCGACGGACGGCATTCACGTGTACAACCGCGACGGCCATCACCTCGCCGCCGATGCGTTCGCGCTCTGGCCGCATCTGCGGCTGGAGGCGGACGGCGCGCACGCGTTCTACATGGGTGTCGAACTCGCGCGCGCGGAGCTCGCCTGGCGGCTCGGCAAGCGCTACAGCCAGGATCAGCCGCTGGAATGGGGATGCGCGCTCCCGCGCGAAACGGCCGACCTGCTCGTGCAATGCGCGCCCGGCGCGACTCGCAGAAAGGAAGCCTGA
- a CDS encoding flavoprotein, with product MTTTHTHHPANDAVEAAPRFAWTITGSGHGLAGSLDLAATLLPHVDLFLSRAAEEVLPLYKIDIAQLKARFRVFRDNSASAVPVGMLYDANRYHTVVVAPATSNTVAKCAFGISDTLPTSMFAQAGKLGIPGIVFACDTQPVVVTKSPLDWVELRPRRIELDNVERLKRIDHCRVVCSLAELRAALDARSAETRMTSCASA from the coding sequence ATGACGACGACCCACACGCACCACCCCGCCAACGACGCCGTCGAAGCCGCGCCGCGCTTTGCCTGGACGATCACGGGCTCCGGGCACGGGCTGGCCGGGTCGCTCGATCTCGCGGCGACGCTGCTGCCCCACGTCGATCTGTTCCTGTCGCGAGCCGCCGAAGAAGTGCTGCCCCTGTACAAGATCGACATCGCGCAACTCAAGGCCCGCTTCCGGGTGTTCCGCGACAACAGCGCGAGCGCGGTGCCCGTCGGCATGCTGTACGACGCGAACCGCTATCACACGGTGGTCGTCGCGCCAGCCACCAGCAACACTGTCGCCAAATGCGCGTTCGGCATCTCGGATACGCTGCCCACCAGCATGTTTGCGCAGGCGGGCAAGCTGGGCATTCCCGGCATCGTATTCGCGTGCGACACGCAGCCCGTCGTCGTCACGAAGAGTCCGCTCGACTGGGTCGAACTGCGTCCGCGCCGCATCGAACTCGATAACGTCGAACGCCTGAAGCGGATCGATCATTGCCGCGTCGTGTGTTCGCTGGCCGAATTGCGCGCGGCGCTCGATGCGCGCAGCGCGGAAACGCGCATGACGTCTTGTGCGAGCGCCTGA
- a CDS encoding DUF447 domain-containing protein: protein MIVETVVTTVTPAGKPHIAPMGVREADGAFLLMPFLPSSTYDNVISTGCAVVNFTTDARVFAGCVTGRREWPTVPAHRVPCVRLADTLAHAELRLASVHDDAQRPTLVMECVAHYTDAPFTGLNRAQAAVIEGAVLVSRLAMLPREKIEAEVAYLSIAIARTAGPREQQAWQWLMDAVNDFFARPAVAARVLNEEAL from the coding sequence ATGATCGTCGAAACCGTCGTCACGACCGTTACGCCCGCGGGCAAGCCGCACATCGCGCCGATGGGCGTGCGCGAGGCGGACGGCGCCTTTCTGCTGATGCCGTTCCTGCCGTCGTCGACTTACGACAACGTGATCTCGACCGGCTGCGCCGTCGTCAATTTCACGACCGACGCGCGCGTGTTCGCCGGTTGTGTCACGGGCCGGCGCGAATGGCCCACGGTCCCCGCCCATCGCGTGCCTTGCGTGCGGCTCGCCGATACGCTCGCGCACGCCGAGCTGCGCCTCGCCTCGGTTCATGACGATGCGCAGCGCCCGACGCTCGTGATGGAGTGCGTCGCCCATTACACGGATGCGCCGTTCACGGGACTCAATCGCGCGCAGGCGGCCGTCATCGAAGGCGCGGTGCTCGTCAGCCGTCTCGCGATGTTGCCGCGCGAGAAGATCGAGGCGGAGGTGGCGTATCTGTCGATCGCCATCGCCAGGACGGCCGGGCCGCGCGAACAGCAGGCGTGGCAATGGCTGATGGACGCCGTGAATGATTTCTTCGCGAGACCGGCTGTGGCCGCTCGTGTTCTGAACGAGGAGGCCTTATGA
- the mch gene encoding methenyltetrahydromethanopterin cyclohydrolase produces MQTSPSLADVSPSPSLLSVNTLVRPLIASLLERHAELGIDAKRDERGVMIVDAGIESPGSVAAGIAIGEICMGGLGRVALRAAASRNATEEWPTFVDIASAQPVLACLASQYAGWSLAASKEETGGKKFFALGSGPARSLACKEPLFDELDYRDVVSTGCLVLEVDRAPPAVVIDKILRDCRLQPRNLTLILTPTTSRAGTTQVVARALEVALHKAHELGFALDAIHEGCASAPLPPPAQDGVEAMGRTNDAILYGGRVHLGVTGSDDDARDLAQRLPSSASKDFGRAFADVFREYEYDFYKIDPALFAPAEVWVSNLTTGRTFHAGATRFDLLRPLWLDEV; encoded by the coding sequence ATGCAGACCTCTCCCTCTCTCGCTGACGTTTCGCCGTCGCCTTCGCTTCTGAGCGTCAACACGCTGGTTCGGCCGTTGATCGCGAGCCTGCTCGAACGCCACGCGGAACTCGGCATCGACGCGAAGCGCGACGAGCGCGGCGTCATGATCGTCGATGCGGGCATCGAGTCGCCCGGCAGCGTCGCCGCCGGTATCGCGATCGGCGAAATCTGCATGGGCGGGCTGGGGCGCGTCGCGTTGCGCGCCGCTGCGTCACGCAATGCAACGGAAGAATGGCCGACCTTCGTCGACATCGCCAGCGCGCAGCCGGTGCTGGCCTGCCTCGCGTCGCAATACGCCGGCTGGAGTCTCGCGGCAAGCAAGGAGGAAACGGGCGGCAAGAAGTTCTTCGCGCTCGGCTCGGGACCGGCGCGTTCGCTCGCGTGCAAGGAGCCGCTCTTCGACGAACTCGATTACCGCGACGTCGTGTCGACGGGCTGCCTGGTGCTCGAAGTGGATCGCGCGCCGCCCGCTGTCGTGATCGACAAGATTCTGCGCGACTGCCGGTTGCAGCCGCGCAATCTCACACTGATCCTCACGCCGACAACGAGCCGCGCGGGCACCACGCAAGTCGTCGCGCGCGCGCTCGAAGTCGCGCTGCACAAAGCCCACGAACTCGGCTTCGCGCTCGACGCAATTCACGAAGGCTGCGCGAGCGCGCCGTTGCCGCCGCCCGCGCAGGACGGCGTCGAAGCGATGGGCCGCACCAACGACGCCATCCTGTACGGCGGCCGCGTGCATCTGGGCGTGACGGGCAGCGACGACGACGCGCGCGATCTCGCGCAACGCCTTCCTTCGTCGGCATCGAAAGACTTCGGCCGCGCGTTCGCCGACGTGTTCAGGGAATACGAATACGACTTCTACAAGATCGATCCCGCGCTCTTCGCGCCCGCCGAAGTCTGGGTCAGTAACCTGACCACGGGGCGCACCTTCCACGCGGGCGCGACCCGTTTCGATCTGCTGCGCCCGCTCTGGCTCGACGAGGTGTGA
- a CDS encoding aspartate kinase, protein MWVVKIGGSLSRDPMLEDWLAQLTDFGGGRVVIVPGGGDFAEQAREHQAIWRFDDIAAHNMAVLAMAQYALMMQGLSRRLVIAATDAQIRAALHAGRVAVWAPLDLLFQEANRLTSWEVTSDSLAAWLANRLNAERLVIVKSCEIECERSIDEYAALGIVDPSFAGFTHDAPYPVDLLSRNEAPRVRDLLFQATTG, encoded by the coding sequence ATGTGGGTAGTGAAGATTGGCGGCAGTCTGAGCCGCGATCCGATGCTCGAAGACTGGCTCGCGCAACTGACCGACTTCGGCGGCGGCCGGGTCGTGATCGTGCCGGGCGGCGGCGACTTCGCGGAGCAGGCCCGCGAGCATCAGGCGATCTGGCGTTTCGACGACATCGCCGCGCACAACATGGCCGTGCTCGCGATGGCCCAATACGCGTTGATGATGCAGGGCCTGTCGCGGCGGCTCGTGATAGCCGCGACGGACGCGCAGATACGCGCCGCGCTGCACGCGGGGCGCGTCGCCGTGTGGGCGCCCCTCGACCTTCTGTTCCAGGAAGCCAACCGCCTGACAAGCTGGGAGGTCACCTCGGATAGCCTCGCCGCGTGGCTCGCGAACCGCTTGAACGCAGAACGCCTGGTGATCGTGAAGTCGTGCGAGATCGAGTGCGAACGATCGATCGACGAGTACGCGGCGCTCGGCATCGTCGACCCTTCATTCGCAGGCTTCACGCACGACGCGCCGTATCCCGTGGATTTATTGAGCCGGAACGAGGCGCCGCGCGTGCGTGACCTGCTGTTTCAGGCGACTACGGGCTGA
- a CDS encoding triphosphoribosyl-dephospho-CoA synthase, translated as MPGTHADTIADAFAWACALDVLCAKPGNVSFGAPGHRMTADLFVASAQAACHAVTAHGVSVGERIERAVNLSMQAAGCNTNLGIVLLCAPLAQTFEHLHAAHRAPTVHEAHVAVRATLSNLDLADACAAYRAIALANPGGLGEAPSQNVGSAPTVDLLSAMTLARDRDSVARQYASGFVDVLGYGVIQMRAALGAARLHPGDLPRLLRAVLKTWLAFLSHWPDSHIARKHGIEVARKVTLEARKWHMQSALDFERLAAWDAAMKRDGINPGTTADLTVATLFAAACLDPSLLRVRCMESAARAASLETAAEY; from the coding sequence ATGCCCGGCACGCACGCCGATACGATCGCCGACGCCTTCGCGTGGGCGTGCGCGCTCGACGTGCTGTGCGCGAAACCGGGCAACGTCAGCTTCGGCGCGCCGGGGCATCGGATGACGGCCGATCTGTTCGTCGCCAGCGCGCAGGCGGCGTGCCACGCCGTGACCGCGCATGGCGTGAGCGTGGGCGAACGCATCGAGCGGGCGGTGAACCTGTCGATGCAGGCAGCCGGCTGCAATACGAATCTGGGCATCGTGCTGCTGTGCGCGCCGCTCGCGCAGACGTTCGAACACCTGCACGCCGCGCACCGCGCGCCGACCGTACACGAAGCGCATGTGGCCGTGCGCGCGACCCTCTCGAACCTCGATCTGGCCGATGCGTGCGCCGCCTATCGCGCGATCGCGCTGGCCAATCCGGGCGGCCTCGGCGAAGCGCCCAGCCAGAACGTAGGCAGCGCGCCGACCGTCGATCTGCTCAGCGCGATGACGCTGGCAAGAGACCGCGACAGCGTCGCCCGTCAGTATGCGAGCGGCTTCGTCGACGTGCTCGGCTATGGTGTGATCCAGATGCGCGCGGCGTTGGGCGCGGCGCGCCTTCATCCCGGCGATCTGCCGCGTCTGCTGCGAGCGGTGCTGAAAACGTGGCTCGCGTTTCTGTCCCACTGGCCCGACTCGCATATCGCGCGCAAGCATGGTATTGAAGTGGCGCGCAAGGTCACGCTCGAGGCCCGCAAGTGGCACATGCAAAGCGCGCTCGACTTCGAACGACTCGCGGCATGGGATGCGGCAATGAAGCGCGACGGCATCAATCCGGGGACGACGGCGGACCTGACAGTCGCGACGTTGTTCGCGGCCGCGTGCCTCGATCCTTCGCTGCTGCGCGTGCGTTGCATGGAAAGCGCTGCACGCGCGGCTAGCCTGGAGACGGCAGCCGAATATTGA